A window of the Haloarcula litorea genome harbors these coding sequences:
- a CDS encoding metallophosphoesterase family protein, whose amino-acid sequence MTRFLASDLHLGHENIIEYCSRPFDSVEEMNQTLIENWNQEVRSNDDVVFFLGDLGFFAEEDQLRNWLKQLNGRVVFIQGNHDDPGRYVSDLNTHQYYTLSQGDQEYLLTHRPENAPRFWDDWIIHGHHHNNHPEQYPFINPEEQLANVSVELTDYRPVKVDYVLNSIEQDEWMDQIEARE is encoded by the coding sequence ATGACTCGCTTCCTGGCGTCCGACCTCCATCTCGGTCACGAGAACATCATCGAGTACTGCAGCAGGCCATTCGACTCGGTCGAGGAGATGAACCAAACCCTGATCGAGAACTGGAACCAAGAAGTCAGGAGCAACGACGACGTCGTATTCTTCCTCGGAGATCTCGGCTTCTTCGCAGAAGAAGACCAACTACGGAACTGGCTCAAACAGTTGAACGGTAGAGTAGTCTTCATCCAAGGGAACCACGACGACCCCGGAAGATACGTTTCTGACCTGAACACGCACCAGTACTACACCTTGTCCCAGGGAGACCAGGAGTACCTGCTGACGCACAGGCCTGAGAACGCGCCTCGTTTCTGGGACGACTGGATCATCCACGGACACCACCACAACAACCATCCCGAACAGTACCCGTTCATCAACCCGGAAGAGCAGCTGGCCAACGTCTCCGTTGAGCTCACTGACTACCGGCCTGTGAAAGTCGACTACGTCCTCAACTCCATCGAACAAGACGAATGGATGGACCAAATCGAAGCAAGAGAGTGA
- a CDS encoding metallophosphoesterase family protein — MKLAVISDIHSNLTALEAVLEDVPGDIDETICLGDVVGYGPNPLECVRKVWQHCSTVLQGNHDREFVNPEGYRCNSQAREGLRYSKKQVKGKYREWLQNLPRTTEFLDGDILLAHDHPEQVDRYVTPDEFSDVRQYLDDYEACFLGHTHVPGEKVVDNRLILNPGSVGQPRDGDFRAGYAVVDTSDWSTDLRRVRYNISDVKGEIARAGLPEGIGMRLGYGR, encoded by the coding sequence ATGAAGCTGGCTGTTATCTCAGACATCCATAGCAACCTCACCGCTCTGGAGGCTGTCCTTGAGGATGTTCCTGGTGACATCGACGAAACGATTTGCTTGGGCGACGTTGTCGGCTACGGCCCGAACCCCTTGGAGTGTGTTCGGAAGGTGTGGCAGCACTGCAGCACTGTTTTACAGGGGAATCATGACCGGGAGTTCGTTAATCCAGAAGGCTACAGATGCAATAGTCAGGCACGGGAAGGGCTGAGGTACAGCAAAAAACAGGTCAAAGGAAAGTACAGAGAATGGCTTCAAAATCTTCCCCGTACAACGGAGTTCCTCGACGGCGACATTCTCCTGGCTCACGATCACCCAGAACAAGTGGACCGATACGTCACGCCAGATGAGTTCTCAGACGTAAGACAGTACCTCGACGACTACGAGGCCTGTTTCCTCGGTCATACCCATGTCCCGGGTGAGAAGGTTGTTGACAACCGGTTGATCCTGAATCCTGGAAGTGTTGGCCAGCCTCGTGACGGAGATTTTCGGGCAGGTTACGCCGTCGTTGACACGAGTGATTGGAGTACTGATCTGCGCCGAGTCCGTTACAATATTTCTGATGTGAAAGGGGAGATTGCCCGTGCTGGTCTTCCAGAAGGTATTGGTATGCGATTAGGTTACGGGCGGTGA
- a CDS encoding poly-gamma-glutamate hydrolase family protein, which produces MTLSTGKTKGLEDKYHCSISQEVADRLGKKPGSHVRVENGPIKAYAVVDKIHGDSSVAFKTSSDGWDRILSSPGDDVELHSTVPSGDYVEAWMEGGLAETLWESSGDRVLISCPHGGAAEVNTDVMGAHCAKMLMGAGVPVTTWMCHGFESYYDSKDSYSRWHLKEPVKAVDAYPQLQKIIDRRFDYVVGFHLQSIKKHRDLVMVGGQASDDIRRLVAESLQDALGSYADVAWRYSEFRLTGRGDLNSINYFAKNGEGIQIEMPPKVCRNKFKTVPRAVKNVLLDHF; this is translated from the coding sequence ATGACACTCAGCACAGGGAAGACAAAAGGCCTCGAGGACAAGTACCACTGTAGTATTTCACAGGAAGTAGCTGACCGGCTGGGGAAGAAGCCTGGAAGCCATGTGCGAGTTGAGAACGGGCCGATCAAGGCCTATGCTGTCGTCGACAAAATCCACGGCGACAGTTCTGTAGCGTTCAAGACCAGCAGTGACGGTTGGGACAGGATCCTTTCCAGTCCTGGTGACGACGTCGAGCTCCACTCTACGGTTCCATCCGGTGATTACGTTGAGGCCTGGATGGAGGGAGGTTTAGCTGAGACGCTTTGGGAGAGCAGCGGCGACAGGGTGTTGATCAGTTGTCCTCACGGCGGGGCTGCAGAGGTGAATACGGATGTGATGGGTGCGCATTGTGCGAAGATGCTGATGGGGGCTGGTGTCCCGGTGACGACGTGGATGTGCCACGGTTTCGAATCTTATTACGACAGTAAGGATTCGTACAGCCGGTGGCATTTGAAAGAGCCGGTGAAGGCTGTTGATGCGTATCCTCAGCTGCAGAAGATTATCGACCGGCGTTTTGACTACGTTGTCGGGTTTCATCTGCAGAGTATCAAGAAGCACCGTGATCTGGTTATGGTTGGTGGACAGGCCTCTGATGATATTCGCAGGTTGGTGGCGGAGTCTCTGCAAGACGCATTGGGTAGTTATGCGGATGTTGCTTGGAGGTACAGCGAGTTCAGGTTGACTGGTAGAGGTGATTTGAACTCGATCAACTACTTCGCCAAGAACGGTGAGGGGATCCAGATTGAGATGCCGCCGAAGGTATGCAGGAACAAGTTCAAAACAGTTCCAAGGGCGGTGAAGAACGTGTTATTAGATCACTTCTGA